A DNA window from Streptomyces sp. CA-278952 contains the following coding sequences:
- a CDS encoding diacylglycerol kinase — protein sequence MTSEITLFVNPTAGRGRGAHAAQPAASALRDAGFSVRTVLGEDADDALRRAREAVATGTGALIAVGGDGLMSLALQAVAGTATPLGVVAVGTGNDFARALGLPIRDPAAAGRLTARALKENGHRDIDLGRAGGRWFGSVLASGFDSRVNDRGNRMRFVGGRFRYDLAILAELAAFRPIPYRIRLDGGEVTEIEATLIAVGNGTTYGGGMRICAEAEMDDGLFDVTVVGPCTRTTLLKVFPRVYKGTHLTHPAVTVHRVSSIELAAAGVTAYADGEPLGALPLTATCVPGAVRVLTGR from the coding sequence GTGACCAGCGAGATCACCCTCTTCGTCAATCCCACCGCAGGACGCGGCCGGGGCGCGCACGCCGCGCAGCCGGCCGCTTCCGCGTTGCGGGACGCCGGATTCTCCGTCCGTACGGTGCTGGGCGAGGACGCCGACGACGCCCTGCGCCGGGCCCGCGAGGCCGTCGCGACGGGCACCGGGGCGCTGATAGCCGTGGGCGGGGACGGGCTGATGTCCCTCGCCCTCCAGGCCGTCGCCGGGACCGCCACCCCGCTCGGCGTCGTCGCCGTCGGGACGGGCAACGACTTCGCCCGCGCGCTGGGGCTGCCGATACGCGACCCGGCCGCCGCCGGACGGCTGACCGCGCGGGCGCTCAAGGAGAACGGTCACCGCGACATCGACCTCGGGCGGGCCGGCGGCCGTTGGTTCGGCTCGGTCCTCGCTTCCGGCTTCGACTCCCGGGTCAACGACCGGGGCAACCGGATGCGCTTCGTCGGCGGCCGGTTCAGGTACGACCTCGCGATCCTCGCCGAACTGGCCGCCTTCCGGCCGATTCCGTACCGGATCCGGCTCGACGGGGGAGAGGTCACCGAGATCGAGGCCACCCTCATCGCGGTCGGCAACGGAACCACGTACGGCGGGGGCATGCGGATCTGCGCCGAAGCGGAGATGGACGACGGGCTCTTCGACGTGACCGTGGTGGGGCCGTGCACCCGCACCACGCTCCTCAAGGTCTTCCCGAGGGTCTACAAGGGCACGCACCTGACTCACCCCGCCGTCACCGTGCACCGGGTCTCCTCCATCGAGCTGGCGGCGGCCGGGGTCACGGCGTACGCGGACGGTGAACCGCTGGGCGCGCTGCCGCTCACCGCCACCTGCGTACCGGGTGCCGTGCGGGTGCTCACCGGGCGCTGA
- a CDS encoding DEAD/DEAH box helicase: MTEDLSPAERYQASRDRAAEMATALGPFREMYEFGLDPFQIEACQALEAGKGVLVAAPTGSGKTIVGEFAVHLALEQGRKCFYTTPIKALSNQKFADLVKRYGADKVGLLTGDNSVNSEAPVVVMTTEVLRNMLYAGSHSLSGLGYVVMDEVHYLSDRFRGAVWEEVIIHLPESVTLVSLSATVSNAEEFGDWLDTVRGDTEVIVSEHRPVPLWQHVMAGRKMYDLFEEATDHGGRGAGRREVNPDLVRLARQESQNVYNPRDRRRGKMVREADRERERRQRGRIWTPGRPEVIDRLDNEGLLPAITFIFSRAGCEAAVQQCLYAGLRLNDEDKRRLVREIVEERTASIPGEDLHVLGYYEWLEGLERGIAAHHAGMLPTFKEVVEELFVRGLVKAVFATETLALGINMPARSVVLEKLVKWNGEQHADITPGEYTQLTGRAGRRGIDVEGHAVVLWQRGMDPTALAGLAGTRTYPLRSSFRPSYNMAVNLVQQFGRHRSRELLETSFAQFQADKSVVGISRQVQRNEEGLEGYQEGMTCHLGDFEEYARLRRDLKDRETELAKQGAAQRRAAAASSLEKLKPGDVIHVPTGKFAGLALVLDPGLPAGRANGHRGLDHHDGPRPLVLTAERQVKRLASMDFPVPVEALDRMRVPKSFNPRSPQSRRDLASALRTKAGHIVPDRHRKGRAPAADDREIARLRTELRAHPCHGCDEREDHARWAERYHRLQRDTRQLEKRIEGRTNTIARTFDRIVALLTELDYLRGNEVTANGRRLARLYGELDLLASECLREGVWEGLNPAELAACVSALVYEARQADDAVAPKLPSGPAKVAMGEMVRIWGRLDAVEEDFKINQTEGVGQREPDLGFAWAVYMWASGRTLDEVLREAEMPAGDFVRWCKQVIDVLGQVAAAAPRDAGEEASSVAKNARKAVDAVLRGVVAYSSVG; this comes from the coding sequence ATGACAGAGGACCTCTCACCAGCTGAGCGATACCAGGCTTCTCGGGACCGTGCGGCCGAGATGGCGACGGCCCTCGGGCCCTTCCGCGAGATGTACGAGTTCGGTCTGGACCCGTTCCAGATCGAGGCCTGCCAGGCCCTGGAGGCGGGCAAGGGGGTGCTGGTCGCGGCCCCCACCGGGTCGGGCAAGACGATCGTCGGCGAGTTCGCCGTGCATCTGGCCCTGGAGCAGGGCCGCAAGTGCTTCTACACCACCCCGATCAAGGCGCTCTCCAACCAGAAGTTCGCCGATCTGGTCAAGCGGTACGGCGCCGACAAGGTCGGCCTGCTGACCGGCGACAACAGCGTCAACTCCGAGGCGCCGGTGGTCGTCATGACCACCGAGGTCCTGCGGAACATGCTGTACGCGGGCTCCCACTCGCTGTCCGGCCTCGGCTATGTGGTCATGGACGAGGTGCACTACCTCTCCGACCGCTTCCGGGGCGCGGTGTGGGAGGAAGTGATCATTCACCTCCCCGAGTCGGTAACGCTGGTCTCCCTGTCGGCGACCGTCTCCAACGCGGAGGAGTTCGGCGACTGGCTGGACACCGTGCGCGGCGACACCGAGGTGATCGTCTCCGAGCACCGCCCGGTGCCGCTCTGGCAGCACGTGATGGCCGGACGCAAGATGTACGACCTCTTCGAGGAGGCGACCGACCACGGCGGCCGGGGCGCCGGACGGCGTGAGGTCAACCCCGACCTGGTCCGTCTCGCCCGGCAGGAGAGCCAGAACGTCTACAACCCCCGTGACCGCCGCCGGGGCAAGATGGTGCGCGAGGCAGACCGTGAGCGCGAGAGGCGTCAGCGCGGCCGGATCTGGACGCCCGGCCGGCCCGAGGTCATCGACCGGCTGGACAACGAGGGCCTGCTCCCCGCCATCACCTTCATTTTCAGCCGGGCCGGCTGCGAGGCCGCCGTCCAGCAGTGCCTGTACGCCGGTCTGCGGCTCAACGACGAGGACAAGCGCCGGCTGGTCCGGGAGATCGTCGAGGAGCGGACCGCGTCCATCCCCGGCGAGGACCTGCACGTCCTGGGCTACTACGAGTGGCTCGAAGGCCTGGAGCGGGGCATCGCCGCACACCACGCGGGCATGCTGCCGACCTTCAAGGAGGTCGTCGAGGAGCTGTTCGTACGGGGGCTGGTCAAGGCCGTCTTCGCCACGGAGACCCTGGCGCTCGGCATCAACATGCCCGCGCGTTCCGTGGTGCTGGAGAAGCTCGTCAAGTGGAACGGCGAGCAGCACGCCGACATCACCCCCGGCGAGTACACCCAGCTCACCGGCCGGGCCGGGCGCCGCGGCATCGACGTCGAGGGCCACGCGGTGGTCCTGTGGCAGCGCGGCATGGACCCGACGGCGCTGGCCGGCCTCGCGGGCACCCGTACGTATCCGCTGCGCTCCAGCTTCCGCCCCTCGTACAACATGGCGGTCAACCTGGTGCAGCAGTTCGGGCGGCACCGCTCGCGGGAGCTGCTGGAAACCTCGTTCGCCCAGTTCCAGGCGGACAAGTCCGTCGTGGGGATCTCGCGCCAGGTCCAGCGGAACGAGGAGGGCCTGGAGGGCTATCAGGAGGGCATGACCTGCCACCTCGGCGACTTCGAGGAGTACGCGCGCCTGCGGCGCGACCTCAAGGACCGCGAGACGGAGCTGGCCAAGCAGGGCGCGGCGCAACGGCGGGCGGCGGCGGCCTCCTCGCTGGAGAAGCTGAAGCCCGGGGACGTCATCCATGTGCCGACGGGGAAGTTCGCGGGGCTGGCGTTGGTGCTGGATCCCGGGCTGCCCGCCGGGCGGGCCAACGGACACCGGGGCCTCGACCACCACGACGGGCCGCGTCCGCTCGTGCTGACCGCCGAGCGGCAGGTCAAGCGGCTGGCCTCGATGGACTTCCCGGTGCCGGTGGAGGCGCTGGACCGGATGCGCGTCCCGAAGTCGTTCAACCCGCGCTCGCCGCAGTCCCGGCGTGATCTGGCCTCCGCGCTGCGGACGAAGGCCGGGCACATCGTGCCCGACCGGCACCGCAAGGGGCGGGCGCCGGCCGCCGACGACCGCGAGATCGCCCGGCTGCGGACCGAGCTGCGCGCCCACCCGTGCCACGGGTGCGACGAGCGGGAGGACCATGCGCGGTGGGCCGAGCGCTACCACCGGCTGCAGCGGGACACCCGGCAGCTGGAGAAGCGGATCGAGGGGCGGACGAACACGATCGCCCGCACCTTCGACCGGATCGTCGCGCTCCTCACCGAGCTGGACTACCTCCGGGGCAACGAGGTCACCGCGAACGGGCGGAGGCTGGCCCGGCTGTACGGGGAGCTGGACCTGCTCGCCAGCGAGTGCCTGCGGGAGGGTGTGTGGGAGGGGCTCAACCCCGCCGAACTCGCCGCGTGCGTCTCGGCGCTGGTGTACGAGGCGCGGCAGGCCGATGACGCGGTCGCGCCGAAGCTGCCGTCCGGTCCTGCCAAGGTCGCCATGGGCGAGATGGTGCGGATCTGGGGGCGGCTGGACGCCGTGGAGGAGGACTTCAAGATCAACCAGACGGAAGGGGTCGGGCAGCGCGAGCCCGATCTCGGCTTCGCCTGGGCGGTCTACATGTGGGCCTCCGGCCGGACGCTGGACGAGGTGCTGCGCGAGGCGGAGATGCCGGCGGGGGACTTCGTACGGTGGTGCAAGCAGGTGATCGACGTGCTGGGTCAGGTGGCCGCGGCGGCTCCCCGGGATGCGGGGGAGGAGGCGAGTTCCGTGGCGAAGAACGCGCGCAAGGCGGTGGATGCGGTGTTGCGGGGGGTCGTGGCGTACAGCTCTGTCGGCTGA
- a CDS encoding SPW repeat protein produces MSNVSHARSDISGHPDASEMRARYDRVMGGRDVALVDAPVFLVGLYCAVSPWVLHFTAGQPALVTHNLVMGIAIAVLALGFTAMPERMYGLSWAICAMGAWIIVSSWVVGSSPDAGIVINNIIVGGLTVLLGMVCAGAAAKTRRT; encoded by the coding sequence ATGAGCAACGTCTCACACGCGAGGAGTGACATATCGGGCCACCCCGATGCCTCCGAAATGCGTGCGCGGTACGACCGGGTGATGGGCGGTCGCGATGTGGCGCTGGTGGACGCGCCGGTGTTCCTCGTCGGCCTCTACTGCGCCGTTTCCCCGTGGGTGCTCCACTTCACGGCCGGCCAGCCGGCCCTGGTCACGCACAACCTGGTGATGGGCATCGCCATCGCGGTACTGGCTCTCGGCTTCACGGCGATGCCGGAGCGCATGTACGGCCTGAGCTGGGCGATCTGCGCCATGGGGGCGTGGATCATCGTGTCGAGCTGGGTGGTGGGCAGCAGCCCGGACGCCGGGATCGTGATCAACAACATCATCGTCGGCGGACTGACCGTACTGCTGGGCATGGTCTGCGCGGGAGCAGCCGCCAAAACCCGCAGAACCTGA
- a CDS encoding ADP-ribosylglycohydrolase family protein, producing MTHREPLGRGDRVAGAVVGSAAGDALGAPFEFGPAGVFTARFPDGVGTLCGGGGWDPGEATDDTQMAVLVGESLLERGGLDLPDVFDRFRRWAAGGPKDIGLQTEDVLTNGEPWDLAAALHFQLNGRAAGNGSLMRATTSAVYFAHSGRPATMEAARRIAALTHGDRAAWEGTAIFHELIRVALAGEDPFAALPATLAEVHAGHRARWATVLAPDWHPGLATEFNGAVWPCLGTALWALRTTDTFERSLAAAVDVGGDTDTVAAVTGGLAGAVYGIGTVPARWTEPLHVPLPGYGDRRLTRGDLRTLAGRLDSEGPRII from the coding sequence ATGACACACCGTGAACCCCTGGGCCGTGGCGACCGCGTGGCCGGAGCCGTGGTCGGGTCCGCCGCCGGGGACGCGCTCGGCGCCCCGTTCGAGTTCGGCCCCGCCGGTGTGTTCACCGCCCGCTTCCCGGACGGCGTCGGGACGCTGTGCGGGGGCGGCGGCTGGGACCCGGGCGAGGCGACGGACGACACGCAGATGGCCGTGCTGGTCGGGGAGTCGCTGCTGGAGCGGGGCGGCCTGGACCTGCCGGACGTGTTCGACCGGTTCCGGAGGTGGGCCGCGGGCGGGCCGAAGGACATCGGCCTCCAGACCGAGGACGTGCTGACCAACGGCGAACCGTGGGACCTGGCGGCGGCCCTGCACTTCCAGCTCAACGGGCGGGCCGCGGGCAACGGTTCACTGATGCGGGCGACCACGTCGGCGGTGTACTTCGCGCATTCCGGCCGCCCGGCGACGATGGAGGCGGCCCGCCGGATCGCGGCGCTGACCCACGGCGACCGGGCGGCCTGGGAGGGCACCGCCATCTTCCACGAACTGATCCGGGTCGCGCTGGCGGGCGAGGACCCGTTCGCCGCCCTCCCCGCGACGCTGGCCGAGGTCCACGCCGGCCACCGGGCCCGCTGGGCGACGGTCCTGGCCCCCGACTGGCACCCGGGCCTGGCGACCGAGTTCAACGGCGCGGTGTGGCCCTGCCTGGGCACGGCGCTCTGGGCGCTGCGCACGACGGACACCTTCGAGCGGTCCCTGGCGGCCGCCGTCGACGTGGGCGGGGACACCGACACGGTGGCAGCCGTGACGGGTGGCCTGGCGGGAGCGGTGTACGGCATCGGAACGGTCCCCGCCCGCTGGACCGAACCCCTGCACGTACCGCTGCCCGGCTACGGGGACCGCCGGCTGACCAGGGGGGACCTGCGCACCCTGGCCGGCCGGCTGGACTCCGAGGGGCCTCGGATCATCTGA
- a CDS encoding fasciclin domain-containing protein: MNTLLFRRAAVAVSAAAVLPLALTACSSDDSSKDSAAGSTPSSSAPASPSADDSASMDEPFGPACSSVPTEGAGSFDGMAKDPVATAASNNEELSTLVAAVKQAGLVDTLNNAENITVFAPTNDAFAKIPKADLDALLANKAELTKVLTYHVVGEKLTPQQLEKGSFDTLEKSKLTTAGSGVEYTVNDASKVVCGNVPTANATVYIVDSVLMPPK, translated from the coding sequence GAACACGCTCCTCTTCCGCCGCGCAGCCGTCGCCGTCTCCGCAGCGGCCGTGCTGCCGCTCGCCCTGACCGCCTGCTCGTCGGACGACTCCTCCAAGGACTCGGCGGCAGGCTCGACGCCCAGCTCGTCCGCCCCGGCGAGCCCCTCGGCCGATGACTCGGCGTCCATGGACGAGCCGTTCGGCCCGGCCTGTTCGTCGGTGCCGACGGAAGGCGCGGGCTCGTTCGACGGCATGGCGAAGGACCCGGTCGCCACGGCCGCCTCGAACAACGAGGAGCTGTCGACGCTGGTGGCCGCCGTGAAGCAGGCAGGCCTGGTCGACACGCTCAACAACGCGGAGAACATCACGGTGTTCGCCCCGACCAACGACGCCTTCGCCAAGATTCCGAAGGCCGACCTGGACGCACTGCTGGCGAACAAGGCCGAGCTCACCAAGGTCCTCACCTACCACGTGGTGGGCGAGAAGCTGACGCCGCAGCAGCTGGAGAAGGGCTCCTTCGACACGCTGGAGAAGAGCAAGCTGACCACGGCCGGCTCGGGCGTCGAGTACACCGTGAACGACGCGTCGAAGGTCGTCTGCGGCAACGTCCCGACGGCCAACGCGACGGTCTACATCGTCGACTCGGTCCTGATGCCCCCGAAGTAG